The Vicia villosa cultivar HV-30 ecotype Madison, WI linkage group LG1, Vvil1.0, whole genome shotgun sequence genome includes a region encoding these proteins:
- the LOC131602963 gene encoding heavy metal-associated isoprenylated plant protein 35-like gives MDAATSQPLKYQTWLLKVSIHCEGCKRKVKKVLQNIDGVFTTTIDPQQQKVTVTGNVAVETLIRKLAKAGKHAEVLPVNLPAKGKDSNKGNNSNKSEQRDKEQKKNNSSENSTESNHSSSVKDKVVENAEKCMGEKNSNKTKTKVSPEKSPGKSPSKSPASCKKPEKDNKAGGDSGKKKMKKVGETGTKTRNNGLSSASNGGPAHTGSGFHSPGKVVGQVNLSPTRQQQPYMMYPETCYPPLVQQYAAYNRLCPMGTMDCPSYYVPPLPYMCSGLDRDSYQFQSGPLIPFELFSDENANGCFIM, from the exons ATGGATGCTGCTACCTCACAACCATTGAAGTATCAG ACATGGCTTTTGAAAGTTTCTATCCATTGTGAAGGTTGCAAAAGAAAAGTAAAGAAAGTTCTACAAAACATTGATG GAGTATTTACTACAACAATTGATCCGCAACAGCAAAAGGTAACAGTCACAGGAAATGTTGCTGTTGAGACTCTGATAAGAAAACTGGCCAAAGCTGGAAAACATGCTGAGGTTTTGCCGGTGAATCTTCCTGCAAAAGGTAAAGATTCCAACAAAGGTAACAACAGTAACAAGAGTGAACAAAGAGacaaagaacaaaagaaaaacaactcTTCAGAAAATAGTACTGAATCCAACCATAGTTCTTCTGTCAAAGACAAAGTAGTTGAAAATGCTGAAAAATGCATGGGTGAAAAAAACAGTAATAAGACAAAAACTAAGGTGTCGCCGGAAAAGTCGCCGGGAAAGTCTCCGTCCAAGTCTCCGGCCAGTTGTAAGAAACCGGAGAAGGACAACAAGGCTGGAGGTGATTctgggaagaagaagatgaagaaagttGGTGAAACTGGAACTAAAACAAGAAACAATGGGTTGAGTTCAGCATCTAATGGTGGACCTGCACACACTGGATCAGGATTCCATAGTCCAGGTAAGGTTGTGGGGCAAGTGAATCTCAGCCCTACACGTCAGCAGCAACCGTACATGATGTACCCAGAAACGTGTTATCCTCCTTTGGTACAACAATATGCAGCATACAACAGATTATGTCCCATGGGAACAATGGATTGTCCTTCTTACTATGTTCCACCATTGCCCTACATGTGTTCAGGCCTTGATCGTGACTCTTATCAGTTTCAATCTGGACCGTTGATTCCCTTTGAATTGTTCAGTGATGAAAATGCAAATGGGTGTTTTATCATGTGA